AATTTCTCAGTTTTTTAGAAAAAAAGCATTTGGTGCCCCTTTATATTTAACACTAAGTGGTAAAAAAGTTTTTGATTTAAGATATGGGGAAAATCCTCAGCAAAAGGGTTTTGTTTATGGAATTGATTTTATAGAGCCCCTTCAGGGAAAAAAACTTTCTTACAATAACCTTCTTGATATTGAAACTGCTTTTTTATGTGTAAGTGAATTTGATGAACCTACCTGTGTGATTGTAAAACATACTTCTCCCTGTGCTTGTGCCTCAGGTGAGACTCTTGATGAAGCCTTTGAAAGGGCATATCTTTCTGATCCCGAATCTTCTTTTGGTGGAATTTTAGCTTTTAATAAAACTCTTGATAAAATAACTGCTGAAAGAGTTTTATCACATTTTTTTGAAATTGTGATTGCTCCTTCCTTTGAAGAAAATGTTTTAGATATGTTTAAAAATAAAAAAAATTTAAGGGTTATAGATTCAAGTAAACTTTTTGTTCCTGAATATGAAGTAAGAACCTGTTTTGATATGATACTTTATCAGGAAAGAATGAAAAAAACTTTACCACCTTCAGAATGGGAAATTATGACCAAAAGAAAAGCAAAGGAGTCAGAACTTGAGGATTTATTTTTTGCTTTAAAGGTTGTTAAATATGTAAAATCTAATGCGGTTTGCATTGTTAAAGCGAAAAGGACACTTGGAATTGGTTCAGGACAACCTTCAAGAATAAGGGCTCTTGAAATTGCCCTTTCAAAAGCTAAAAGCTTTGGACTTTCTACTTTCGAAGCAGTTTTAGCCTCTGATGGTTTTTTCCCTTTCCGGGATTCAATTGATAAAGCAAGTGAAGAGGGAATTGTGGCTATAGTTGCTCCTTCAGGCTCAATAAGGGATGAGGAAATCGTAAAGGCTGCAGATGAAAATGATATTTCCCTTTATTTTATAAAAGAAAGGTATTTCAGACATTAATTTAGAAAAAGTAATTTATCCTCCTCTTTATGTAAATACCTATATTGTTTGGGATCAAAAGAAGAATGCTATTATCATTGATCCTGGTGGAAGTTATGAGAGTGTTAAAGAAATTCTTATAAAAGGGAATTTAAATTTGAAGGCAGTTTTTGTTACCCATTCCCATTTTGACCATGTTCTTGGTATTCCTATGATAGAATGTATTGATTCAATTCCAGTTTATATTCCTGAAAAGGATTTAAATCTTTATAATTCTGCAAGAAATTTTACAAAAAATTTTTTAGGTTTTGATCCTGGAGATTTTAAAAAACCTGATTTTTTACTCAAGGGTGGTGAGGAAATTAATATAGGAGAAATAAAAATTAAGGTTCATCATGTGCCCGGACACACTATGGGTCATCTTCTTTATGAAATAGATGAAAAGATTTTTTGTGGAGACTTAATTTTCTCAGGAAGTATAGGTAGAACAGATTTTCCTGAAAGCTCATGGAAAGACATGAAAAATTCCCTTTTATACTTAATTAATAACTTCCCTTCAAATTATGAACTTTACCCTGGGCATGGACCTAAAACAGATATTGAGAAAGAAAAACTGGAAAATCCATTTTTAAAGAACCTTTTTTAAATTTTTTTCATATAACTTTTAGCCATCATAAAAAATTTTTTAGTTTTTTCCTTTATTTTTTCCTTTTCCTTTATATTTTTATCTCTTAAAAGAAAACCTGTTACTTTTCCTCTAACATATGCTCTGTAAGATAAATAAAAATAATAAAGGGGTTTAATTTCTTTAAAGTTCTCACCTACTTTATTTAACCACCCTTTTATAAAATAATCACCGAGTTTTTCTTTTCCCATTATATCAAGTTCCATTTTTAAAAAAACTGCATCAAGTAAAATATCACCGAATCTAAATCTTTCGTTAAATTCAATACAATCTATTATCCTTATTTTATTTTCAAAAAAAGTGACATGTTCAAGCCTTATATCTCCATGACAATCCTTTATTTTACCTTCTCTTACTCTTTTTAACATTAAATCATAATAATTTCTGTAAAATTCTTCTGTTTTATTTTTTAAAAATTCAAAATCTTTTTTCTTTAAAATATCCTCTTCAAAATCTTCTGTTTGAGTAAAATTTTCATCGGTGTTAATCCTGAATACCTCTGGTTTTCCGAATTCACTTATTTTTTCATTTGTTTCTGCCTTTAAATGAAATTCTCCGAGAAATTCTCCTACTTTATATAAATCCTCTTTTTTTGCTAAATTTTTT
The sequence above is a segment of the candidate division WOR-3 bacterium genome. Coding sequences within it:
- the purH gene encoding bifunctional phosphoribosylaminoimidazolecarboxamide formyltransferase/IMP cyclohydrolase; the protein is MKKALISVFDKTKIEILSDYLLKKGFEIYATSGTKEYLEKKNIKVKGLVDLGVESEGLAQGRIKTLHPLIFEKILSKEGDVFDVVIVNLYPFHEKIKEGKEGEEIYEFIDIGGVSLIRAACKNIMRVIPIVDPLDYEFFIESYEKGLKEKERFYFAAKAFEYVTFYDSVISQFFRKKAFGAPLYLTLSGKKVFDLRYGENPQQKGFVYGIDFIEPLQGKKLSYNNLLDIETAFLCVSEFDEPTCVIVKHTSPCACASGETLDEAFERAYLSDPESSFGGILAFNKTLDKITAERVLSHFFEIVIAPSFEENVLDMFKNKKNLRVIDSSKLFVPEYEVRTCFDMILYQERMKKTLPPSEWEIMTKRKAKESELEDLFFALKVVKYVKSNAVCIVKAKRTLGIGSGQPSRIRALEIALSKAKSFGLSTFEAVLASDGFFPFRDSIDKASEEGIVAIVAPSGSIRDEEIVKAADENDISLYFIKERYFRH
- a CDS encoding MBL fold metallo-hydrolase, with amino-acid sequence MYPPLYVNTYIVWDQKKNAIIIDPGGSYESVKEILIKGNLNLKAVFVTHSHFDHVLGIPMIECIDSIPVYIPEKDLNLYNSARNFTKNFLGFDPGDFKKPDFLLKGGEEINIGEIKIKVHHVPGHTMGHLLYEIDEKIFCGDLIFSGSIGRTDFPESSWKDMKNSLLYLINNFPSNYELYPGHGPKTDIEKEKLENPFLKNLF
- a CDS encoding gluconokinase, with amino-acid sequence MERIIEFLLNPLNYEEKPEKIERIETHISIVFLTDKYAYKLKKPLNFGFLDYTSLEKRKYFCEKEVDLNKRMAEGIYEGVIFIGKEKGKLFFNKGEPVEYLVKMKRIPQDTLLSYMIEKNLAKKEDLYKVGEFLGEFHLKAETNEKISEFGKPEVFRINTDENFTQTEDFEEDILKKKDFEFLKNKTEEFYRNYYDLMLKRVREGKIKDCHGDIRLEHVTFFENKIRIIDCIEFNERFRFGDILLDAVFLKMELDIMGKEKLGDYFIKGWLNKVGENFKEIKPLYYFYLSYRAYVRGKVTGFLLRDKNIKEKEKIKEKTKKFFMMAKSYMKKI